From a region of the Pirellulales bacterium genome:
- a CDS encoding sulfatase-like hydrolase/transferase, with protein MERLTLHQFVLTVVLLSLLTLPSAADSRPNVVLIFADDLGINDLGCYGRQDHHTPNLDRLASQGMRFSCAYTAQPICSPSRAAIMTGKCPARLNLTNFLPGRADARSQSVLQPRIEGQLPLEEVTLAEVLRNAGYATGLFGKWHLGGDGFGPEQQGFDVAVSPQANTKPTLASGGKGEFAITAAAARFIEENRNRPFFCYVPHNNPHIPLAAAPELIEKNRGAFHPIYAAMIETLDEAVGQLMAKVESLGLADRTIFVFTSDNGGLHVLESPGTPATYNRPFRAGKGFVYEGGLREPLILRWPGVVAPDSQCATPVVLTDLVPTLLEAAGVNAAQTVGPLDGTSLMPVLRGESPPPRVICWHFPHYTNQGSRPAGAIREGDWKLVEQFEGHSIELYNLAHDPGEETNLAESESAHAEELHQKLDTWRASVGARMPGPNPEFDAALHRRLYGEQDPSRLIAATTAAATEPAWQEWRQAMNAAVKNRQPRVTPAHGDIRLHAKDARIHGQTLRYEPQPNKNVLGFWTNAADWVDWEFEITTPGLYEIEVQQGCGKGSGGAEVAVETGAQVLSFTVQDTGHFQSMILRTIGQIELPVGKHKLAVKPRTKPGVAVMDLRRIVLRPLP; from the coding sequence ATGGAACGACTAACACTTCATCAGTTCGTCCTCACTGTCGTACTACTGTCATTATTGACCTTGCCGTCCGCGGCCGACTCGCGGCCGAACGTCGTTCTCATTTTCGCCGACGATCTTGGCATCAATGATTTGGGATGCTACGGACGGCAGGATCATCACACGCCCAATCTGGATCGCCTCGCATCACAGGGGATGCGGTTTTCCTGTGCCTATACGGCGCAACCGATTTGCTCGCCCTCGCGGGCCGCGATCATGACCGGCAAGTGCCCTGCGCGGCTGAACCTGACGAACTTTCTGCCTGGTCGCGCCGATGCGCGATCTCAGTCCGTCCTGCAACCCAGGATCGAAGGCCAATTGCCGCTGGAAGAAGTGACGCTGGCCGAAGTGCTACGGAACGCCGGCTACGCCACCGGCCTGTTTGGCAAATGGCATCTCGGGGGCGACGGCTTCGGGCCAGAGCAGCAAGGATTCGATGTGGCCGTTTCGCCCCAAGCAAATACCAAGCCTACGCTCGCGTCTGGCGGCAAAGGGGAATTCGCCATCACCGCGGCGGCAGCACGATTCATCGAGGAAAATCGTAATCGGCCTTTTTTCTGTTACGTGCCTCACAACAATCCCCATATTCCGCTTGCGGCGGCGCCCGAACTGATCGAAAAGAACCGAGGCGCCTTTCATCCGATATACGCGGCGATGATCGAAACGCTGGACGAGGCCGTGGGGCAATTGATGGCAAAGGTCGAATCTCTTGGTCTCGCCGACCGCACCATTTTTGTCTTCACGAGCGACAACGGTGGATTGCACGTGCTCGAGTCTCCCGGCACTCCAGCGACATACAACCGACCTTTCCGAGCGGGAAAAGGATTCGTTTACGAAGGCGGGCTACGCGAACCGCTCATCCTTCGCTGGCCGGGCGTGGTGGCGCCGGACAGCCAATGCGCGACGCCGGTGGTACTAACTGATCTTGTGCCCACGCTTCTCGAAGCGGCCGGCGTCAACGCGGCGCAAACCGTGGGCCCACTCGACGGTACGAGCCTGATGCCAGTGCTGCGCGGTGAGTCGCCGCCGCCCAGAGTCATTTGCTGGCACTTTCCGCATTATACGAATCAAGGAAGCCGACCAGCCGGCGCGATTCGTGAAGGGGATTGGAAGCTCGTCGAACAGTTCGAGGGTCACAGCATCGAGCTTTACAACCTGGCGCACGATCCTGGGGAAGAAACCAACCTTGCCGAATCCGAATCCGCCCATGCCGAGGAGCTTCACCAGAAGCTAGACACGTGGCGAGCGAGCGTTGGTGCGAGAATGCCCGGGCCCAATCCCGAGTTCGACGCAGCGCTTCATCGGCGGCTTTATGGCGAACAGGACCCGTCGCGACTGATTGCCGCGACGACCGCGGCCGCAACTGAACCCGCCTGGCAGGAATGGCGCCAGGCGATGAATGCGGCGGTAAAGAACCGCCAGCCGAGAGTCACACCCGCACATGGCGACATTCGATTGCACGCGAAGGATGCGCGCATCCACGGGCAAACCCTGAGGTATGAACCGCAGCCCAATAAGAATGTACTGGGATTCTGGACGAACGCCGCCGACTGGGTCGATTGGGAGTTTGAGATTACTACGCCGGGACTGTACGAAATCGAAGTTCAACAAGGCTGCGGAAAGGGAAGCGGCGGAGCAGAAGTCGCCGTCGAAACCGGGGCTCAGGTGCTGTCGTTCACTGTGCAGGATACGGGGCACTTTCAAAGCATGATTCTGCGAACAATTGGTCAAATCGAGCTACCCGTCGGCAAGCACAAGCTGGCAGTGAAGCCCCGCACGAAACCGGGCGTTGCCGTGATGGACTTGCGCCGCATCGTTCTGCGGCCGTTGCCGTAA